From one Pseudomonas fluorescens genomic stretch:
- a CDS encoding M16 family metallopeptidase has protein sequence MNALARRAAGLLLSTVCLPFAAFAADTQPTHEFILDNGLKVVVREDHRAPVVVSQIWYKVGSTYESPGQTGLSHALEHMMFKGSEKLGPGEASRILRDLGAEENAFTSDDYTAYYQVLARDRLPVALELEADRMASLRLPADEFSREIEVIKEERRLRTDDQPNAKAFELFSAMAFPASSYRTPTIGWMADLDRMKVEELRHWYESWYVPNNATLVVVGDVTADEVKGLAQRFFGAIPKRAVPPAKLPLELAEPGLRETTLHVQTQLPSLIYGFNAPGLATAKDPRTVHALRLISALLDGGYSARLPSRLERGQELVSGASSSYNPFTRGDSLLLISATPNLQKHKTLADVEAGIWKLLDELKTTPPSAEELERVRAQVIAGLVYDRDSISSQATAIGQLETVGLSWKLIDSELDELKSVTPADIQNAARTYFTRERLSVAHVLPEENAHE, from the coding sequence ATGAATGCTCTAGCCCGCCGCGCCGCTGGCCTGTTGCTCAGCACAGTTTGTCTGCCGTTCGCGGCCTTCGCCGCCGATACGCAACCCACCCACGAATTCATTCTCGACAACGGCCTGAAAGTCGTCGTGCGCGAGGACCACCGGGCGCCGGTGGTGGTCTCGCAGATCTGGTACAAGGTCGGCTCAACCTATGAGTCCCCGGGCCAGACCGGCCTTTCCCATGCCCTGGAACACATGATGTTCAAGGGCAGCGAAAAGCTCGGCCCCGGCGAAGCCTCACGCATCCTGCGTGACCTGGGCGCCGAAGAGAACGCCTTTACCAGCGACGATTACACCGCCTATTACCAAGTGCTGGCCCGCGACCGCCTGCCGGTGGCCCTGGAACTTGAAGCCGACCGCATGGCCAGCCTACGCCTGCCGGCTGACGAGTTCAGCCGCGAAATCGAAGTCATCAAGGAAGAGCGCCGCCTGCGCACCGACGACCAGCCCAATGCCAAGGCCTTCGAGCTGTTCAGCGCCATGGCCTTCCCGGCCAGCAGTTACCGCACCCCGACCATCGGCTGGATGGCAGACCTGGACCGCATGAAGGTCGAGGAACTGCGCCACTGGTACGAGTCCTGGTACGTGCCGAACAACGCCACCCTGGTGGTGGTGGGTGACGTCACCGCCGACGAGGTCAAGGGCTTGGCCCAACGCTTCTTCGGCGCCATCCCGAAACGTGCTGTGCCACCGGCCAAGCTGCCGCTGGAACTGGCCGAGCCGGGCCTGCGGGAAACCACCCTGCATGTGCAAACCCAGCTACCGAGCCTGATCTACGGCTTCAACGCCCCGGGCCTGGCCACCGCCAAGGACCCGCGCACGGTACATGCACTGCGGCTGATCTCGGCGCTGCTCGACGGCGGCTACAGCGCACGCCTGCCGAGCCGCCTGGAGCGCGGCCAGGAGCTTGTCTCCGGTGCTTCGTCGAGCTACAACCCGTTCACCCGCGGCGACAGCCTGCTCCTGATTTCGGCGACGCCGAACCTGCAAAAGCACAAGACCCTGGCCGACGTCGAAGCCGGTATCTGGAAGCTGCTCGACGAGCTGAAAACCACCCCGCCGTCGGCTGAAGAACTTGAGCGCGTGCGTGCCCAGGTCATCGCCGGGCTGGTCTACGACCGCGATTCGATCAGCAGCCAGGCCACCGCCATCGGCCAGCTGGAAACCGTCGGGCTGTCGTGGAAACTGATCGACAGCGAGCTGGACGAGCTGAAAAGCGTAACCCCGGCCGACATCCAGAACGCCGCCCGCACTTACTTCACCCGTGAACGCCTGAGCGTTGCCCATGTACTGC